The Candidatus Zixiibacteriota bacterium genome contains the following window.
TTGCGCGGACACGCCGATGAAGGCATCCGACTCTATAAGGACTCGGTTGAAATCAAGAAGCGGCTCAACGACCTCCCGGAGTTGGCGCGAACCTATAACAATCTGTCAGTCGCCTATTTCGAGCAGGACGAGCTCCAGACCGCACAAGAGTACTTGCGCCAGGCGTACGAAATCAATCTGCGGCTCGGCGCTGAAGAAGAACTGATGTACAACTTCGAGAACTTCTGCGAGATCGAGGTGCGGCATGGGAACTACGGCGAGACGCGTCGCTGGGCGATCGAGGGGCTCAAGCGGGCGCCGCGTGACGCACATGCCGCCCGCGGTAAGCTGATCTGCCATCTGGCGAACTTGGCCGTGCTGCAAGGGCGATTCGACAAAGCCGCGGCGCTCATCGCGGCAGCCAAGGCTCGGGCGGAACGAATCACCGATCGGATGCTGACGATGAGCGTCGCGGCCGTCACAGGAGACTACCATCGGGTCTTGCTCAACCACACGACCGCCCTGGAGGCTTACGCTATCGCGCTTGAACACGCGCAGCAACTATCGTACACGCGCGAAATGGCGTCCTTCCTGATTCGGCGCGCTTACTGCGAGCGGGCGCTGCAACGTCCCGAGGCGGAGGTCGCGGCAACCCACGAGGCGGTTCGTCCCCTGCTGGCGAAATTGAGTGTCAAGCGCGAGCGCTTCGACTTCCTGTTGGAACTCGCCGACTTTCATCTCATGGCCGGTCGGTTGGAGGCCTGCGAAACCACGTTGACCCAGGCGATCGACTTCCCGGACTTCGATGGCATTAATGCTCTGCGACCGCGACTCTACTTGCTGCGGGGACGGTTCGAACTCGAACGAGAGAATCTGCCCAAGGCAATGATGCTGCTTAACGACGCGGTAATTGGCGCCAAGCAACTGGCAACCCCTGAAGCGATTTGGCCGAGCTTGATGTACTTGGGTGAATGCAACAAGCGTAAGAATGATTTTGAGCGCGCCCTCAAGTACTTCATCGAGGCATTCAGCCTGATCCGCGATTCGGCCAGCTACGTTCCGAGTCGTTCGCTGCGGAAGCTCTACTTGTCCGATCGGCTGAAACTGAGATTGGGTGAGCGGTTGGAGGAGATGTCGGCCCTGGTTGCCTAAAGAAAGAAGGGCCGCGGTGAGGCGGTCCTTCTCGTTAAACCGGTTAGGTGAGTCAGAGTTTACTGGCCACCCTGGCTGAAACCAACTGGGGCGACTTTCTCCTCCAACACCTCGATGATGAGATTGTACAAAGCCGTCACCTCCTCCTATGAGCTAAGGGAACCGGTTACCACGACGCCGATCGATATCGGCAATCTTCTTATCTTTTGGCATCCGCCTGTTAATGCTGTTGTACTGAGAAAACACTCTACATCCATGTAGATGCCATTCTTTTAAATCTAAACTCTAATCCACTGGCTAAAGTATACGGCTGAACTCCATGTATGTCAAAGGATTTTTGTTGACGACGCCCGTCAAAGTTTGTGATAACAAACTCTGATCAATATGTTGTGGTAGGTTGAAAAACGACTCCACAATATGTTGTATTTCAATCGCTTTGCCTCTCAGAAAAAAGATCAGCGAGCGTGATGCTCAGACCCTCGCCCCATATTCTGCTTGGTCGCTGAGGCGAGATGTCGACAATCGCTGCCCGGTGCTGAATAAACTTGACGGCCACGTCGGGGCTCCTATATTCTGGAGCAATTAGTATCTTTTTTGTGAGGTTTACAATCATGACTATCAGCGCACAAGCTCTCAACTATCTGACTGCAGGAATCCAGGCCGAGATCGCGGCATATGTGTTTTACAAAATCGGGGCGGACAAGGTCGGCGACGAGGACATCAAGAGGACGATGTTGCATTTTGCCGGCGAAGAACGCAAGCATTTCCTGACGCTGGAGCACCAATACGACCAGCATGTGCGATCGGAGAAGTGGGTCACCTATCGTGATATCATGAACAAAGACGCCTTGCCGACGATTGACGAAGCGATGGGTGAAAAACACGTCAAGCGCATCGCCGAGGTCAAAGCCGCCAAATCGAAGCAGGCAATTCTCGCGATCGCTCTGCAATTGGAAAAGGAAGCCTACGCGATGTATTCAGAGGCGGCGAAAACCTCGACCGAAGCTGACATTAAGAAGACGTTTGAGTATCTGACCCAGTTCGAGATGGGGCATATCCGCAACGTCGAAGCGATGATGGCGGAAAAATAGGGTCGAGCCCGGAAGCTGACTAATAGCTGACGTGATTCTTGCCGCGGTGCTTGGAGCGGTAAAGGAGTTCGTCGGCTTTTGAGAGCAATTCGGAAGGGGTGCGAATTCCATCAACCAGTGCGGCGACACCCATGCTGATGGAGAAATCGAGTTTTCGGCTTTGGTAGACGTAGCTCCACTTGCTGATCAATTGCCCTAGTCGTTGGGCCAAGAGCACGGTATTGTTCAAATCGGTTTCCGGACACACGATCAGGAACTCATCGCCGCCAAGCCGTCCGAAGAAGTCC
Protein-coding sequences here:
- a CDS encoding ferritin family protein; amino-acid sequence: MTISAQALNYLTAGIQAEIAAYVFYKIGADKVGDEDIKRTMLHFAGEERKHFLTLEHQYDQHVRSEKWVTYRDIMNKDALPTIDEAMGEKHVKRIAEVKAAKSKQAILAIALQLEKEAYAMYSEAAKTSTEADIKKTFEYLTQFEMGHIRNVEAMMAEK